In Bogoriella caseilytica, the genomic window CCGAGGAGAAGCCCGGCCGGCCGATCGCGCGCGGGGCCGAGTGCCTCATCCACCGAGGCCAGCGCGGTGTGCGAGGGAATCACGAAGGGCTGCACCCCGGCGTACTCACCGGGCTCATCCCGCAAGGCGGCGACCAACCCCTGTGCGTAGGTCACGGATTCGGCCAGCGTCTTGTGCATCTTCCAGCTGGTGCCCACCCAGCGAGTGGTCACGCTCCGGTGCCCTCGTAGGCGGTGATGGCCTCGACCTTGGGAGCCGAACTCGAGTCCGGGTCGAACTCGTGCCCGAGCCATTCCTGAACCAGCAGGCGTGCCACCTCCAGCCCCACCACACGCGCACCCAGGCAGAGAACCTGCGCGTTGTTCGACAGGACCGAGCGCTGGACGGAGTAGGTGTCGTGGGCGGTCACGGCGCGGACGCCGGCGACCTTGTTGGCGGAGATCGCCACGCCGAGCCCGGTGCCGCACACCACGAGCGCACGGTCGACCTCGCCGCGCGCGACCCGTTCTGCAGCCTCGATGGCCACGTTCGG contains:
- a CDS encoding ribose-5-phosphate isomerase — its product is MGLRIAVGGDSAGYSYKEVLKQELEADARVETIVDVGVTGSDDETYYPNVAIEAAERVARGEVDRALVVCGTGLGVAISANKVAGVRAVTAHDTYSVQRSVLSNNAQVLCLGARVVGLEVARLLVQEWLGHEFDPDSSSAPKVEAITAYEGTGA